One genomic region from Evansella sp. LMS18 encodes:
- the recQ gene encoding DNA helicase RecQ codes for MSIRAMTQANHLLHQHYGYDTFRPGQEEIITNILQGRRSMGIMPTGGGKSICYQIPSLMLPGLTLVISPLISLMKDQVDELNEVGIPSTYINSTLSAEEVNERLHSMKERKYKLVYIAPERLDAPSFLQQIKRLEVSLVAVDEAHCLSQWGHDFRPSYMKTPGLIGELFPEPAVLALTATATPEVTLDICDALNIKEDNVVQTGFARENLSFHVLKGQDRDAYLKDYLNRNASHSGIIYAATRKEVERLHSFLEHNGVQTGKYHGGMTSSERDEMQEKFVYDQLQVMVATNAFGMGINKSNVRFVIHYQIPRNIESYYQEAGRAGRDGEESECLLLFSPQDIRIQQFLIDQSNLSEQRKENEYKKLQAMTNYCHTESCLQTYILDYFGDEASRPCGKCGHCTDERESEDVTREAQMVFSCIKRMRERFGKTMVAQVLTGSGNKKVKEMSLDKLSTFGLMKERSQKEVSQFIDFLTASQFISMSDSSYPVLQLTERALYVLKGELTVERKKEKQPVEIAPSHPLFEQLRSLRSRLAKESGIAPYMVFSDKTLNELCLKLPGNKAEMLTVKGVGEQKFENYGEEILAEISRFKNEHPELARDSSQYTTAVQRPAKKRIPGEKPSHLETGELFLQGNTMEEIAAQREITLSTVQGHLLKAMDEGVEINPAELADESKLEMIQGKIAEIGLENGLKPLKEALPEEVSYFDIKLAMKCGG; via the coding sequence ATGAGCATTAGAGCTATGACACAAGCAAACCATCTTCTTCATCAGCATTACGGATATGACACATTCCGGCCGGGACAGGAAGAGATAATCACCAATATATTGCAAGGCAGACGGAGTATGGGAATTATGCCTACAGGGGGCGGAAAGTCCATCTGTTACCAGATTCCCTCCTTAATGCTCCCTGGACTTACCCTGGTAATTTCTCCACTGATTTCCCTCATGAAGGATCAGGTGGATGAACTGAATGAAGTTGGCATCCCATCCACCTATATAAACAGTACTTTATCTGCTGAAGAAGTTAACGAAAGATTGCATTCAATGAAAGAGAGAAAATATAAACTCGTTTATATAGCTCCTGAGCGCCTGGACGCACCTTCATTTTTACAGCAGATAAAGCGGCTGGAAGTCTCCCTCGTGGCAGTAGATGAAGCCCATTGTTTATCCCAGTGGGGGCATGATTTCCGTCCAAGCTACATGAAAACGCCGGGTCTTATAGGTGAATTATTTCCCGAGCCTGCTGTACTGGCACTCACAGCGACAGCAACACCGGAAGTTACTTTGGATATTTGCGATGCTCTGAATATTAAAGAAGACAATGTGGTCCAGACAGGATTTGCGAGGGAAAACCTTTCTTTCCATGTTTTAAAGGGACAGGACCGGGACGCGTATTTAAAAGATTATCTGAACAGGAATGCTTCCCATTCAGGCATTATTTATGCTGCTACAAGGAAAGAAGTGGAACGTCTCCACAGTTTTCTCGAGCATAACGGCGTCCAGACCGGTAAGTATCATGGGGGGATGACAAGCAGTGAAAGAGACGAAATGCAGGAGAAATTCGTCTATGACCAGCTTCAGGTTATGGTCGCAACGAATGCCTTTGGTATGGGGATTAACAAGTCCAATGTGAGATTCGTTATTCATTATCAAATTCCGCGAAATATTGAAAGTTACTACCAGGAGGCCGGACGTGCCGGAAGGGATGGAGAAGAAAGCGAGTGCCTGCTTCTTTTTTCCCCCCAGGATATCCGGATTCAGCAGTTCCTGATTGATCAGTCAAACTTAAGTGAACAACGGAAAGAAAATGAATATAAGAAACTTCAGGCCATGACCAATTATTGCCACACAGAAAGCTGTCTCCAGACATATATTCTTGACTATTTCGGCGATGAAGCTTCCAGGCCATGTGGAAAGTGCGGCCATTGTACAGATGAGCGGGAAAGTGAAGATGTGACGCGAGAGGCACAGATGGTCTTTTCCTGTATTAAAAGAATGAGAGAGCGTTTCGGGAAAACAATGGTGGCACAAGTGTTAACCGGCTCAGGGAATAAAAAGGTGAAAGAGATGTCTCTGGACAAACTCTCTACATTCGGGTTAATGAAGGAAAGAAGCCAGAAGGAGGTAAGCCAGTTCATTGATTTCCTCACAGCTTCCCAATTCATCTCCATGAGCGACAGCAGTTACCCTGTGCTTCAGTTAACAGAAAGGGCACTATATGTATTAAAGGGCGAGCTTACTGTGGAGCGGAAAAAAGAAAAGCAGCCTGTCGAAATCGCACCGAGCCATCCGCTGTTCGAACAGCTCAGGTCTCTCCGGTCCCGCCTGGCTAAAGAATCCGGCATTGCTCCATATATGGTTTTCTCAGACAAAACATTAAATGAACTGTGCTTAAAACTGCCTGGGAATAAAGCTGAAATGCTTACCGTAAAAGGAGTCGGAGAGCAGAAGTTTGAAAATTACGGGGAAGAAATACTTGCCGAAATCTCCCGCTTTAAAAATGAACACCCAGAACTGGCCAGGGATTCGTCACAGTATACGACAGCTGTCCAGCGTCCAGCGAAAAAAAGAATTCCAGGGGAAAAACCAAGTCATCTGGAAACGGGCGAGCTGTTTTTACAAGGTAACACTATGGAAGAGATCGCCGCCCAGAGAGAGATAACTCTCTCCACTGTCCAGGGGCACTTGTTAAAAGCTATGGATGAAGGTGTTGAAATTAATCCTGCGGAGCTGGCAGATGAATCAAAATTAGAGATGATTCAGGGTAAAATAGCCGAAATCGGTCTTGAAAATGGTTTAAAACCGTTAAAAGAAGCCCTTCCTGAAGAGGTAAGCTATTTTGACATTAAACTTGCAATGAAGTGCGGGGGTTAA
- a CDS encoding MetQ/NlpA family ABC transporter substrate-binding protein: MKKLLLTLTGLITAGTILTACGGDDDTVTVGVNGSGVPVWEYMKDKAAEEDITIDIVEFADYVRPNQALADGEIDINAFQTVSYFDHFKEQHNLDLVPIGATYLAPMGLYSDKHESPEDIPEGATITIDQEETNQGRALLLLEEAGLIGLADEFEGVGGPEYITENPLGLEFEQIQAAHAPRALPDVDAAVINNGVAREAGFSPLEDAIYIEGATADPYINIIAAQAERQDDETLLRVVELYQQEDVENYLLEAYNQALVPMFVSLEELQDY; encoded by the coding sequence ATGAAAAAACTACTTTTAACACTAACAGGCTTAATAACTGCAGGAACAATCTTAACTGCATGCGGCGGTGACGATGACACAGTAACGGTAGGAGTTAACGGCTCCGGAGTTCCAGTTTGGGAATACATGAAAGATAAAGCTGCAGAAGAAGATATAACAATCGACATTGTGGAGTTTGCCGACTATGTAAGGCCAAACCAGGCTCTTGCTGATGGTGAAATTGATATCAATGCTTTCCAGACTGTTTCTTATTTTGACCATTTTAAAGAGCAGCATAATCTTGATCTTGTGCCTATCGGAGCGACATATCTGGCGCCAATGGGACTGTATTCCGACAAACATGAATCACCGGAAGATATCCCGGAAGGTGCTACAATCACAATTGACCAGGAAGAAACAAACCAGGGACGAGCACTTCTTTTACTGGAAGAAGCAGGCCTCATTGGACTGGCAGATGAATTTGAGGGAGTAGGCGGACCTGAGTATATTACAGAAAATCCCCTCGGCCTTGAATTCGAGCAAATCCAGGCTGCCCACGCACCACGTGCGCTGCCGGATGTTGATGCTGCAGTAATCAATAATGGTGTTGCGAGAGAAGCAGGTTTTAGTCCTTTAGAGGATGCGATATACATTGAAGGTGCTACTGCAGATCCTTATATCAACATAATCGCTGCACAGGCGGAGCGCCAGGACGATGAAACACTGCTTAGAGTTGTAGAGCTTTACCAGCAGGAAGATGTAGAAAACTATCTTCTTGAAGCGTATAATCAGGCACTGGTTCCGATGTTTGTAAGTCTGGAAGAACTGCAGGACTATTAA
- a CDS encoding Na/Pi cotransporter family protein has protein sequence MITLGTIAGGIGLFLLGMHLMTDGLKAMAGDALKNLLSKFTGGIFSSILTGTTITALIQSSSAATFMTIGFVSAGLLTFGQSVGVIIGANLGSTSTGWIVSAIGFQVNMSALALPLIGGGVLLKLFSKDRFAPHGLALAGFGLLFLGIDVLQGGVSGFVDTFNFGQFDDSRWWLPYLLILIGIAMTVVLQSSSAAVVTTLTAVHMGAIDFHQAAILVIGQNVGTTVKAFIAAIGGTAAAKRTAAAHILFNLLTGLAAFLTLNWLIQAVFYITDLFGIADLAVALAVFHTLFNILGVVLIISIMPWFKALLMRLIPEEEKRHHQYLDPSVAAVGPVAIEASKRALAEVLFSVAEKGHQKLTTGLQNNSKSFELDFTEEEKALEDIQAFLSGVGKGSPAHAKNEYEEQIAAVHAIDHLDRLIKAVKEEGYSAEVVRIQELSREMAAVFEDTMEKLNSGDFTELLINTEKQSLMIAELRREDRKEMFKSTITDNTSIDTAIRTVQTIHWFDRQAYHLWRAVFHLQPRGK, from the coding sequence ATGATAACTTTAGGAACAATTGCAGGTGGTATAGGACTTTTTTTACTCGGCATGCATCTGATGACAGATGGATTAAAGGCTATGGCCGGAGATGCGCTGAAAAACTTGCTGAGCAAGTTCACAGGGGGAATATTTTCTTCTATCCTGACCGGAACGACGATTACTGCGCTGATTCAGTCATCCAGCGCGGCTACATTTATGACAATTGGCTTCGTAAGCGCCGGGTTGTTAACATTCGGCCAGTCTGTTGGTGTAATCATCGGAGCGAACCTTGGAAGCACGAGTACAGGATGGATTGTTTCCGCGATTGGTTTTCAGGTTAATATGTCAGCCCTGGCACTCCCGTTAATAGGCGGCGGAGTGCTGCTGAAGCTGTTTTCAAAGGATCGCTTTGCGCCCCATGGTCTTGCTCTGGCCGGTTTTGGGCTGCTGTTTTTAGGTATCGATGTTCTGCAGGGAGGAGTGTCAGGCTTCGTGGATACCTTTAACTTCGGGCAGTTTGATGATTCCCGATGGTGGCTGCCTTATTTGCTGATTCTTATAGGCATTGCTATGACGGTTGTTCTTCAGTCATCCAGCGCTGCGGTTGTTACAACTTTAACGGCTGTTCATATGGGGGCGATTGATTTTCATCAGGCGGCAATCCTGGTTATCGGGCAGAATGTGGGAACAACGGTTAAAGCGTTTATCGCGGCAATCGGCGGCACCGCGGCTGCCAAAAGGACTGCAGCCGCTCATATATTATTCAATTTGCTGACAGGGCTTGCTGCGTTTCTTACACTTAACTGGCTAATACAGGCTGTATTTTATATTACCGATTTATTTGGAATAGCGGACCTCGCCGTAGCACTTGCGGTGTTCCATACTTTATTTAATATATTGGGCGTTGTTCTGATAATAAGTATAATGCCTTGGTTTAAAGCTCTTTTGATGCGCCTTATTCCTGAAGAGGAGAAACGGCACCATCAGTATCTGGATCCATCTGTAGCAGCGGTTGGTCCGGTAGCGATTGAAGCTTCAAAGAGGGCGTTAGCAGAAGTTCTTTTCTCTGTAGCAGAAAAGGGGCATCAAAAACTGACAACAGGGCTGCAAAACAACAGTAAAAGCTTTGAGTTGGATTTTACTGAAGAGGAAAAGGCTCTTGAAGATATTCAGGCTTTTCTCTCCGGAGTAGGAAAAGGAAGCCCGGCACATGCAAAGAATGAGTATGAGGAGCAGATAGCAGCTGTTCATGCTATTGACCACCTGGACAGACTTATTAAGGCGGTAAAAGAAGAAGGCTATTCTGCGGAAGTTGTCAGGATTCAGGAACTTTCACGGGAAATGGCGGCGGTATTTGAGGATACGATGGAAAAATTAAATTCAGGGGATTTCACGGAGCTGCTGATAAACACGGAGAAGCAGTCATTAATGATTGCCGAACTCCGGCGCGAAGACAGAAAAGAGATGTTTAAATCTACTATTACAGACAACACAAGCATTGATACGGCAATTCGAACCGTGCAGACAATCCACTGGTTTGACAGGCAGGCCTATCATTTATGGAGGGCGGTCTTCCATCTTCAGCCCCGCGGCAAGTAA
- a CDS encoding alpha/beta hydrolase — translation MEHIFKEGQPGNKNTLLLLHGTGGDENDLLPLADLIDPGAAILSVRGNSREGNMNRFFRRLEEGVFDQEDLVLKTKELKDFVDQAAVNYGFDRKHVVAVGYSNGANIAGSLLYHYDDPLKGAALFHPMVPRRDIAVAGKDNTPVFIGAGKNDPICPAGEAKELDEALTQAGADVEVYWTEHGHQLTQEEVNQAAAWYMTKLKGTE, via the coding sequence ATGGAACACATTTTTAAAGAGGGCCAGCCAGGAAATAAAAATACCCTGTTACTTCTTCATGGTACAGGTGGAGATGAAAATGATCTGCTGCCCCTTGCAGATTTAATTGACCCTGGAGCAGCTATCCTCAGTGTTCGCGGCAATTCACGGGAAGGGAATATGAACCGATTTTTCAGGCGCCTTGAAGAAGGTGTATTTGACCAGGAAGATCTGGTGTTAAAGACGAAAGAACTGAAGGATTTCGTTGATCAGGCTGCTGTTAACTACGGTTTTGACAGAAAGCATGTAGTGGCTGTTGGCTATTCTAATGGAGCGAACATTGCCGGCAGCCTTTTATACCATTATGACGATCCATTAAAAGGTGCTGCGCTGTTTCATCCGATGGTTCCACGCCGTGACATCGCAGTTGCCGGAAAAGATAATACGCCTGTATTTATCGGAGCGGGGAAAAATGACCCGATTTGCCCGGCAGGCGAAGCAAAGGAGCTGGATGAAGCACTTACGCAGGCTGGCGCTGATGTGGAAGTCTATTGGACAGAACACGGACACCAGCTGACACAGGAAGAAGTTAACCAGGCAGCTGCCTGGTATATGACTAAGCTGAAAGGCACGGAATAA
- a CDS encoding methionine ABC transporter ATP-binding protein, with translation MIVFDKVSKVFGEGEEKVAAVKDVSLEVEKGDIYGVIGFSGAGKSTLIRCVNLLERPTTGKVLINGEDITEFSPAKLRDKRKNIGMIFQHFNLAETKTVFANVAIPLQLAKVPKEEVKTKVTELLEFVGLGDKADQYPDQLSGGQKQRIGIARALATSPEILLCDEATSALDPQTTGSILKLLKKVNRELNITILMITHEMHVIRQICNKVAVMENGELIESGSVFDVFSKPQAKTTRNFVNSVMQDDIPQSILNMLAPEDKHSTLYRILFEGGLAGKPVLSSIARKYDLDVNVLHGHITELQDKPFGNLIVQFYGQEENIRKATAEIGKNLIIKEVERNGD, from the coding sequence ATGATTGTTTTTGACAAGGTGTCGAAAGTGTTTGGTGAAGGGGAAGAAAAGGTTGCGGCTGTTAAGGATGTCTCCCTTGAAGTGGAAAAAGGAGATATATACGGAGTGATCGGGTTCAGCGGTGCAGGTAAAAGCACGCTCATCCGCTGTGTAAACCTCCTTGAACGGCCTACTACAGGTAAAGTCTTAATAAATGGGGAGGACATTACGGAGTTCTCCCCTGCCAAGCTGAGAGATAAACGAAAAAATATCGGGATGATTTTTCAGCATTTTAATCTTGCTGAAACGAAAACAGTGTTCGCTAATGTAGCCATCCCCCTGCAGCTGGCGAAGGTTCCAAAAGAAGAAGTAAAGACAAAGGTAACTGAATTACTGGAATTCGTCGGACTTGGAGATAAAGCAGACCAGTATCCGGATCAGCTTTCCGGGGGACAAAAACAGCGTATTGGGATAGCAAGGGCACTTGCGACATCACCTGAAATTCTGCTTTGTGATGAAGCTACTTCAGCCCTTGACCCGCAGACTACTGGTTCAATTCTGAAGCTTTTGAAAAAAGTTAACAGAGAGCTCAACATCACGATCTTAATGATTACTCACGAAATGCACGTGATCAGGCAGATCTGCAATAAAGTTGCCGTAATGGAAAATGGTGAGCTCATTGAATCAGGTTCCGTTTTTGATGTCTTTTCAAAACCACAGGCGAAGACGACGAGAAACTTTGTTAACTCGGTAATGCAGGATGATATTCCCCAGTCTATCCTCAATATGCTGGCACCGGAAGATAAGCATTCGACTTTATACCGGATTCTGTTTGAAGGGGGACTTGCGGGAAAGCCTGTTCTGTCAAGTATCGCTAGGAAATATGACCTTGATGTGAATGTGCTTCATGGACATATTACAGAGCTCCAGGACAAGCCGTTCGGGAACCTGATAGTCCAGTTTTACGGCCAGGAGGAAAACATCCGCAAAGCCACAGCGGAAATTGGAAAGAACTTAATCATAAAGGAGGTAGAACGGAATGGAGATTGA
- a CDS encoding nitric oxide synthase oxygenase has protein sequence MEYILRAAEDFLNRAYYELGMEDKLDGRLREVKEQIDVTGYYNHTYEELAYGAKMAWRNSNKCIGRLFWNSLEIRDCRHLSEEGEVFSALESHLEFAENQGKIRPTISIFAPHTMEEAAPLRIWNHQLIRYAGYTSGSGITGDPMSLDFTRICEGLGWEGEKTPFDILPLVIQLRGEQPVWKQFKRGEIKEVLISHPEYEEIEALGLRWYALPAISDMLLEIGGIKYPAAPFNGWYMGTEIGARNLADEGRYNMLPAVAEAIGIEPKRNSSLWKDRALVELNRAVLYSYQEAGVSIVDHHTAAEQFRKFEKLEKKHGRQLTGDWTWLIPPVSPAATHIFHSEYNNKIISPNYFSQAKPY, from the coding sequence ATGGAATATATTCTGAGAGCAGCAGAAGACTTTTTAAATAGAGCTTATTATGAGCTGGGAATGGAAGATAAACTGGATGGTCGTTTGAGGGAAGTTAAGGAACAAATAGATGTTACAGGTTATTATAATCACACATACGAAGAGCTTGCCTATGGAGCGAAAATGGCCTGGAGGAACAGCAATAAATGTATAGGCAGGTTATTCTGGAACAGTTTGGAAATAAGGGATTGCAGGCATCTGTCCGAGGAAGGGGAAGTTTTTTCCGCGCTGGAGTCCCATTTGGAATTTGCTGAAAATCAGGGGAAAATCAGACCGACTATCTCTATCTTTGCACCCCATACGATGGAAGAGGCTGCCCCGTTGAGAATCTGGAACCATCAGCTTATCAGATATGCAGGTTATACTTCCGGCAGTGGGATCACCGGGGACCCCATGTCTCTCGATTTCACACGCATTTGTGAAGGATTGGGGTGGGAGGGGGAGAAAACTCCTTTTGATATTTTGCCGCTGGTAATTCAGTTAAGGGGAGAGCAGCCAGTCTGGAAGCAGTTTAAGCGAGGGGAAATTAAGGAGGTTCTAATCAGCCATCCTGAATATGAAGAGATCGAGGCACTTGGCCTTCGCTGGTATGCTCTTCCGGCAATTTCCGATATGCTTTTGGAAATCGGAGGAATAAAGTACCCTGCCGCACCTTTTAACGGCTGGTATATGGGCACAGAAATAGGAGCGAGAAATTTGGCAGATGAAGGCCGGTATAATATGCTTCCTGCTGTAGCAGAAGCGATAGGTATTGAACCAAAAAGAAATTCATCTCTCTGGAAGGACAGGGCTCTCGTTGAATTAAACAGAGCAGTCCTGTATTCGTACCAGGAAGCAGGGGTGAGCATTGTTGATCATCATACAGCCGCTGAGCAGTTCAGGAAGTTCGAGAAACTGGAAAAGAAGCATGGCAGACAGCTAACAGGTGACTGGACCTGGCTTATCCCGCCAGTTTCCCCTGCTGCAACCCATATTTTTCATTCTGAATATAATAACAAGATAATCTCGCCTAATTATTTCAGCCAGGCCAAGCCATATTAA
- a CDS encoding methionine ABC transporter permease — MEIDWSTFWVRVWDATLETLLMTGFSLFFAALLGIPIGIALVVTRKGGLFQNNITFTITNTIVNIFRSIPFIILMVAIIPFTRFVVGTSIGTAAAVVPLVVFAAPFIARLVESSLLEVSPGIIEAAESMGATPWQIIFRFMVPEALSSLILNLTIATIGIIGASAMAGAIGGGGLGDLAIAYGYQRFHTDVMIVTVVILVVLVQGLQMAGNRFSQAIRRR; from the coding sequence ATGGAGATTGATTGGAGTACATTTTGGGTCCGTGTATGGGACGCTACCCTTGAAACATTGCTTATGACAGGTTTTTCCCTGTTCTTTGCGGCATTGCTCGGGATTCCTATCGGGATCGCTCTCGTTGTTACTAGGAAGGGCGGACTGTTTCAAAACAATATAACATTCACGATTACTAATACCATCGTTAATATTTTCCGCTCTATCCCATTTATTATTCTAATGGTAGCTATTATACCTTTTACGAGATTCGTAGTCGGAACATCCATCGGGACAGCGGCCGCTGTTGTACCGCTCGTAGTATTCGCGGCCCCATTTATTGCCCGTCTCGTGGAAAGCAGCCTTCTGGAAGTTTCACCTGGAATTATTGAGGCCGCAGAATCGATGGGGGCAACACCATGGCAGATTATTTTCCGTTTTATGGTGCCTGAAGCTCTCAGCTCACTCATTTTAAACTTAACAATCGCAACGATTGGTATTATCGGTGCTTCTGCCATGGCCGGAGCCATTGGCGGAGGCGGACTTGGAGATCTGGCGATAGCTTACGGCTACCAGAGGTTCCATACGGACGTCATGATTGTTACTGTGGTCATTCTTGTTGTGCTCGTACAAGGGCTGCAGATGGCAGGAAACCGTTTTTCCCAGGCAATCCGGAGACGGTAA
- a CDS encoding helix-turn-helix domain-containing protein: protein MHIGNRLKKIRTLKGVPQSKVCKGIVSPSHYSNIESGRYEASEDILESIAERLHVPTKYLVGIHDDSPTTSELLLDYENLVEQDTEKADAFFEKRKKQLEYIPSIHQEMEYLLIRCMHLLKNLEISKAEHSHEEVSFYLQDENLGALSSKTNYKYYYITGLLYFYQRQYLESYNNFNKALKFATTNQYQARILFNLALNCYNINDIHKALLYTQDAKEIYMDQHLWKETIEAYILLGVLNIEIEDFNSAKDVLKKGLSLAKEKDLQVHSAKILHNLGVIHFKTKEYESSLSYFNESLEIKTQYNHSEIFITHLAILMVYLEMQNFRQLILQLKEAKQISGNKIEDYQLKVIEAKMEYLLFNTQKYNELMEECLDYFYSHQIWNEVIDSAKHFSDFHYENRRYKKAHYYLKMELEAVNKIYKERF, encoded by the coding sequence TTGCATATCGGCAATAGATTAAAGAAAATACGTACTTTAAAAGGGGTTCCGCAGTCAAAAGTTTGCAAAGGAATCGTTTCGCCCTCCCATTACAGTAATATAGAAAGTGGACGATATGAGGCATCTGAGGATATACTAGAGTCAATAGCAGAAAGGTTACACGTCCCCACCAAATACTTGGTAGGTATTCATGACGATTCTCCTACAACTTCTGAGTTGCTTCTGGACTATGAGAACCTGGTTGAGCAAGATACGGAAAAAGCTGATGCGTTTTTCGAAAAGAGAAAAAAACAGCTTGAATACATACCGTCCATCCACCAGGAAATGGAATACCTGCTGATCAGATGCATGCACCTTTTGAAAAACTTAGAAATCAGCAAGGCAGAACACAGTCATGAAGAAGTTTCTTTCTATCTGCAGGATGAAAATCTGGGCGCCCTTTCCAGCAAGACGAATTATAAGTATTATTATATAACCGGATTGCTGTATTTTTACCAACGGCAATATTTAGAAAGCTATAATAACTTTAACAAAGCATTGAAATTTGCTACAACCAATCAATACCAGGCTCGTATACTTTTTAACCTGGCACTCAATTGCTATAATATTAATGATATCCACAAAGCATTACTGTATACCCAGGATGCAAAAGAAATATATATGGACCAGCATCTTTGGAAAGAAACAATTGAGGCGTATATACTTCTGGGAGTTCTTAATATTGAAATTGAAGATTTTAATTCAGCTAAAGACGTGCTAAAAAAAGGGTTAAGTTTAGCTAAAGAAAAAGACCTCCAGGTACATTCAGCTAAAATTCTGCATAACTTGGGTGTTATTCACTTTAAAACGAAGGAATATGAGAGCAGCCTAAGTTATTTTAATGAAAGCTTAGAAATTAAGACACAATACAACCATAGCGAGATATTTATAACTCACCTGGCAATATTGATGGTATATTTAGAGATGCAGAATTTCAGGCAGTTAATACTCCAATTAAAAGAAGCTAAACAAATATCAGGTAACAAGATTGAAGATTATCAACTTAAAGTCATTGAAGCAAAAATGGAATATCTATTATTTAATACACAAAAGTACAACGAGCTAATGGAAGAATGTCTAGATTACTTCTATTCCCATCAAATATGGAATGAAGTTATAGATAGTGCAAAACATTTCAGCGATTTTCACTATGAAAATAGAAGATATAAAAAAGCTCACTATTATTTAAAGATGGAGCTTGAAGCAGTAAATAAAATTTATAAGGAGAGATTCTAA
- a CDS encoding acyl-CoA desaturase, producing the protein MKDLHTFGWYAARVSKHLPKEAFKPVPTRLFGGLAYLITVVSGFLMIGLLNLHPLLNLLLSVVIGLSFAGLGFLGHEILHGTVVRKPWLRDFLGAVAFWPLSTGPQLWRKWHNLTHHVHTQNDEKDPDSWPTLEKISKMKFLVWIYKLPLPVRAFSAFASLTVQFTMHSLKCFMMYIKEFQPKKRPKVWLQAILPWATWIGLMFIMGFEKWLFAFLIPLLIANFVVMAYISTNHRLNPITPVNDPLANSLTVTVPKWVNVLHFNFSYHTEHHLFPAMSSKYYPLVKEQIIRMWPERYHEMPMHKAMAALWKTPRVYFQQNELVDPQGGTIYGSLGHGLDPDNVSPKPQSSSKEENKSG; encoded by the coding sequence ATGAAAGACCTTCACACGTTTGGCTGGTACGCTGCACGCGTATCAAAACATTTACCGAAAGAAGCTTTTAAACCAGTACCAACCCGCCTTTTCGGAGGACTGGCCTATTTAATTACAGTGGTTTCAGGGTTCCTTATGATAGGTTTGCTTAACCTGCATCCACTCCTCAATCTTTTACTTTCCGTAGTAATCGGCCTTAGTTTTGCCGGCCTTGGTTTTTTAGGCCACGAAATCCTGCATGGGACAGTCGTGAGAAAACCATGGCTTCGCGATTTTCTTGGTGCGGTGGCATTCTGGCCGCTGAGTACCGGGCCGCAGCTCTGGAGAAAATGGCATAACCTTACTCACCATGTCCATACACAAAACGACGAAAAAGATCCTGATTCCTGGCCAACACTTGAAAAAATCTCAAAAATGAAGTTCTTAGTTTGGATTTACAAGCTTCCTTTACCTGTTCGTGCTTTTTCAGCCTTTGCATCACTCACGGTCCAGTTTACGATGCATTCTTTAAAGTGTTTTATGATGTACATTAAAGAATTTCAGCCAAAAAAACGGCCAAAAGTATGGCTGCAGGCAATACTGCCGTGGGCCACGTGGATTGGTTTAATGTTTATTATGGGATTTGAAAAATGGCTGTTCGCATTTCTTATCCCATTATTAATCGCAAACTTTGTGGTGATGGCATATATCTCAACAAATCACAGGCTGAACCCGATTACACCTGTGAACGATCCGCTGGCAAACAGCCTGACTGTAACAGTGCCTAAGTGGGTAAATGTTCTCCACTTTAATTTTTCTTACCACACGGAACATCATCTGTTTCCGGCAATGAGTTCTAAGTATTATCCGCTTGTTAAAGAGCAAATAATAAGGATGTGGCCGGAGCGTTATCACGAGATGCCAATGCATAAGGCAATGGCGGCCCTCTGGAAAACTCCCCGGGTATACTTCCAGCAAAATGAACTGGTTGACCCACAGGGCGGAACAATATATGGCTCACTGGGCCACGGACTGGATCCGGATAATGTTTCGCCGAAACCGCAGAGCAGCAGCAAAGAGGAAAACAAATCAGGATGA